A single window of Nicotiana sylvestris chromosome 3, ASM39365v2, whole genome shotgun sequence DNA harbors:
- the LOC138887055 gene encoding uncharacterized protein, whose translation MEAGRQGLTKELHQLANMRIKLLDSDDGGVTVHNTSESSLVAEVKARQYEDPALVRFRESIQQSKITAFEIGEDGALRYQGQLCVPNVAGLREKIMIEIHQSRYSIYLGSTKMYHDVKEHYWWDNMKKSITEFVA comes from the coding sequence ATGGAGGCAGGTAGAcaagggttgactaaagagcttcatcagctagccaatatgagaatcaaattattagactctgatgatggaggtgttactgtacataatacatcagaatcatctttggtagccgaggtaaaagcacggcaatacGAAGATCCCGCTTTAGTAAGATttagagagagcattcagcagagTAAAATTACGGCTTTCGAGATTGGAGAAGATGGGGCACTAAGATACCAGGGCcaattatgtgtgcctaatgtggcagggttgcgagaaaAAATTATGATTGaaattcatcaatcccgatattccatctatctcggctcgacaaagatgtatcatgatgttaAGGAGCactattggtgggataacatgaagaagtctattacAGAATTTGTAGCCTAG